The Sphingobacteriaceae bacterium genome has a segment encoding these proteins:
- the yidD gene encoding membrane protein insertion efficiency factor YidD: protein MTATTKYLLFATLFLAFVVKCNSQILMVDTQTQKFKKELHLIQSEKITKHKKGLANAMLNFYQSKISPLIAADCVYALSCSRFSRESIHKHGLIIGVLQTADRLSRCSFPCAKEIPDFKFDENGLAEDNP from the coding sequence TTGACGGCGACAACTAAATACCTTCTTTTCGCCACTTTATTTCTGGCTTTTGTTGTTAAATGCAATTCACAAATATTAATGGTTGATACCCAAACCCAAAAATTTAAAAAAGAATTGCATCTGATTCAATCGGAAAAAATCACCAAGCATAAAAAAGGTTTGGCCAATGCCATGCTGAATTTTTATCAATCCAAAATTTCACCTCTAATTGCAGCCGATTGCGTTTATGCACTTTCCTGTTCCCGATTTTCGCGCGAATCCATTCATAAACATGGTCTTATCATTGGAGTATTACAAACAGCCGACCGTTTGTCTCGTTGCTCTTTTCCTTGCGCCAAAGAAATCCCCGATTTCAAATTTGATGAGAACGGATTAGCAGAAGATAACCCATAA
- a CDS encoding MotA/TolQ/ExbB proton channel family protein, with the protein MSNKKTSGGFPLVVSALAIAICICIGVFIFKMILGAPSNFEGGDPDKGHPHNILGTMYKGGFIVPILIGFLLTVLTFAIERFITIQRASGSGKTDKFIGSIKELVKNHDLDGAMAACDKQKGSLANVIHEGIAKYKFVENDSNMDKESKVNAISKALEEATALELPMLTKNMVVISTMASIGTLAGLIGTVVGMIRAFAALANAGAPDTSALATGISEALVNTLVGILTSACAIIFYNLFSNRVDQITHAMDEAGFSIIQEFQTSGK; encoded by the coding sequence ATGAGTAACAAGAAAACATCGGGAGGATTCCCATTGGTGGTATCGGCACTGGCAATTGCAATATGCATTTGTATTGGCGTTTTTATTTTTAAAATGATTTTGGGTGCGCCTTCTAACTTTGAAGGTGGAGATCCGGACAAAGGACATCCGCATAACATTTTAGGAACAATGTATAAAGGTGGATTTATTGTGCCTATTTTAATTGGCTTTTTGTTAACTGTATTAACATTTGCCATTGAGCGTTTTATTACCATACAAAGAGCATCCGGCTCAGGTAAAACCGATAAGTTTATTGGTTCAATTAAAGAGTTAGTTAAAAATCATGATTTGGATGGTGCAATGGCTGCTTGCGATAAGCAAAAAGGATCTTTAGCTAATGTGATTCATGAAGGTATAGCCAAATACAAATTTGTTGAGAATGATTCAAATATGGATAAAGAATCTAAGGTAAATGCTATTTCTAAAGCTTTAGAAGAAGCTACTGCATTAGAATTACCGATGTTAACTAAAAACATGGTGGTTATTTCAACGATGGCCTCTATCGGAACTCTTGCCGGTCTAATCGGAACGGTTGTGGGTATGATTCGTGCGTTTGCGGCCTTAGCAAATGCAGGTGCACCTGATACTTCTGCATTAGCAACGGGTATTTCTGAGGCCCTTGTAAATACATTGGTTGGTATCTTAACTTCGGCCTGTGCTATTATTTTCTATAACTTGTTCAGTAACAGAGTAGATCAGATTACCCATGCTATGGATGAAGCCGGATTTTCAATCATTCAGGAGTTTCAAACCAGCGGAAAATAA
- a CDS encoding SpoIIE family protein phosphatase, producing MKNGTIAAVKEINDNTNTYFMSVFIDSKERIWAASSGKGLFQIQQSPEGKINVIHYTAEDELSSNYIFDITEDAEGNLWFATFGEGLLKYDDQNKFSDFRFSLPSANNVICIQPINNDELIFGTRTSGAFRIHKNNPEQLQQISGTENEQVWSICAEKDRFWLSTKNKGVICSDPSYSMSMKEGLGANEIFKLLADRENNIWIGCNSAGLIKFSGKKFVHITNNELPELNFPSSFSKDQFGKYFAGSSTGLYHFSFTNNKINHLKKYGIAEGLTTLKITSLCHDQNQNLWIGTEKGLCKLNPNQSIEQIASEKIIDPFINSVFCDSKNQVWIGTPAGLSILNAEGEIRDISESNGLINNEVQCFTEDNIGNIWIGTFGGLMRFDGKVLESFSKEDGLLETRIQCLDKNTNGTIYIGTFGGGIFQYNPTNKKINRICETGKLISGNIYSLKISNDSLLIAGTNRGLCKIILGKNSEVRYIKNIDRFDGYKFVESNLNAITLGPDHILFGTPKGITAYYPGLDEQNQVKPNLIIDEVYINKEKVTLTEKFELEHNKNSIIIKFSGVSLTNPNNNKYFAKLSDVDSTWHKLIIDKQNPDEFISVEYKKLQPGNYKLLLRASNNDGVYSEEKLIEFHIDKPFYKKAPFIISSVLFILISFFVLLRVREKKLQREKEILEEIVVERTAEIVASKKEIEAQKDLLEIQKTEITDSINYSKRIQNAILPELPIFQQELPNAFILYKPRDIVSGDFYHFGKLKNGSFYVAAADCTGHGVPGAFMSMIGSKEIYESAKNCNEPGEILALLNQGMKFSLKQSNPELGIKDGMDVALVSIQKTAEGAIVKYAGANRPFLLVKNGGDEIVETKATKTAIGGYTPDEQIFEQHEFNLKTGDTFYLSSDGYADQFGGANGKKMMTKKFKEILVGIHHLPMKEQQTYLMEYFNNWKGKNYEQVDDVLIIGVKV from the coding sequence ATGAAAAACGGAACCATTGCAGCCGTGAAAGAAATAAATGATAACACCAATACGTATTTCATGTCTGTTTTTATCGACAGTAAAGAGCGTATTTGGGCGGCCAGTTCGGGAAAAGGATTATTTCAAATACAACAATCACCGGAAGGAAAAATTAATGTTATACATTATACAGCAGAAGATGAATTAAGTAGTAATTATATTTTTGATATTACGGAAGACGCCGAAGGAAATTTATGGTTTGCAACTTTTGGAGAAGGATTACTTAAGTACGATGATCAAAACAAATTTTCTGATTTCAGATTTAGTTTGCCATCGGCAAATAACGTTATTTGTATCCAACCCATTAATAATGATGAACTGATTTTTGGCACAAGAACTTCAGGGGCATTCCGAATACATAAAAATAATCCGGAACAATTACAACAAATTTCGGGCACCGAAAACGAACAAGTATGGAGCATTTGTGCCGAAAAAGATAGATTTTGGTTAAGCACCAAAAATAAAGGTGTTATTTGTTCAGACCCTTCTTATTCCATGAGCATGAAAGAAGGATTGGGTGCCAATGAAATTTTTAAACTTCTTGCCGATCGTGAAAATAATATTTGGATTGGATGCAATAGCGCCGGTCTAATAAAATTTTCAGGGAAAAAGTTTGTTCATATTACGAATAATGAACTACCCGAATTAAATTTTCCGTCTTCATTCAGTAAAGACCAATTCGGAAAATATTTTGCAGGCTCTTCAACCGGACTCTATCACTTTAGTTTTACCAATAATAAAATCAATCACCTAAAAAAATACGGAATTGCAGAAGGATTAACTACTTTAAAAATTACTTCCTTGTGTCATGATCAAAATCAAAATTTATGGATAGGAACTGAAAAAGGATTATGCAAATTAAACCCGAATCAATCAATTGAGCAGATTGCATCAGAAAAAATAATTGATCCCTTTATTAATTCTGTTTTTTGCGATTCTAAAAATCAAGTTTGGATTGGAACACCGGCCGGATTAAGTATTTTAAATGCAGAAGGAGAAATTCGGGATATATCAGAATCGAATGGATTAATTAATAATGAAGTACAATGTTTTACGGAAGATAATATTGGAAATATTTGGATAGGTACATTTGGGGGCTTGATGCGGTTTGACGGGAAAGTGCTCGAATCATTCAGCAAAGAAGACGGTTTACTGGAAACAAGAATACAATGTTTAGACAAAAACACAAACGGAACTATTTATATCGGAACATTTGGAGGTGGAATATTTCAATATAATCCGACAAATAAAAAAATAAACCGAATTTGTGAAACCGGAAAACTTATTTCGGGAAATATTTATTCTTTAAAAATTTCAAATGATTCGTTGCTGATTGCCGGAACTAACCGGGGTTTGTGCAAAATAATTTTGGGCAAAAACAGCGAAGTACGGTATATTAAAAATATTGATCGTTTTGATGGGTATAAATTTGTGGAGAGTAATTTAAATGCAATTACATTAGGGCCTGATCACATTTTATTTGGAACTCCTAAAGGAATTACGGCTTACTATCCGGGATTGGATGAACAAAATCAAGTAAAACCAAATCTCATTATTGACGAAGTATATATTAATAAAGAAAAAGTTACACTTACCGAAAAATTTGAACTTGAACATAATAAAAATTCAATTATCATAAAATTTAGCGGGGTAAGTTTAACCAATCCAAATAACAATAAATACTTTGCAAAATTAAGTGATGTGGATAGCACCTGGCACAAATTAATTATCGACAAACAAAATCCGGACGAATTTATTTCCGTTGAATACAAAAAATTACAACCCGGCAATTATAAACTCTTATTGAGAGCTTCTAATAATGATGGTGTTTATTCGGAAGAAAAATTAATTGAATTTCATATTGACAAGCCCTTCTATAAAAAAGCGCCGTTTATTATTTCTTCAGTGCTATTTATTTTAATTTCATTCTTTGTACTATTAAGAGTTAGAGAGAAAAAATTACAACGTGAAAAAGAAATTTTGGAAGAAATTGTGGTGGAAAGAACGGCTGAAATTGTTGCCAGTAAAAAAGAAATTGAAGCTCAAAAAGATTTATTGGAAATTCAGAAAACTGAAATCACCGACTCTATCAATTACTCCAAGCGAATTCAGAATGCAATTCTTCCTGAATTACCCATATTTCAACAAGAGTTACCTAACGCATTTATTTTATATAAACCACGGGACATTGTTAGTGGTGATTTTTATCACTTCGGTAAACTGAAAAACGGAAGCTTTTATGTAGCTGCCGCAGACTGCACAGGGCACGGTGTACCCGGCGCATTCATGAGTATGATTGGAAGCAAAGAAATTTATGAATCGGCTAAAAACTGCAATGAACCCGGAGAAATATTGGCCTTGTTAAATCAAGGGATGAAATTTAGTTTAAAACAATCTAATCCCGAACTCGGAATAAAAGACGGTATGGATGTTGCCTTGGTGTCAATCCAAAAGACTGCTGAAGGCGCCATTGTAAAATATGCCGGCGCTAACCGACCGTTTTTATTAGTAAAAAATGGAGGCGATGAAATAGTTGAAACCAAGGCAACTAAAACTGCAATTGGCGGTTATACTCCTGATGAACAAATATTCGAACAACATGAGTTTAATTTGAAAACCGGAGATACTTTTTATTTGAGTTCAGACGGTTACGCCGATCAATTCGGCGGAGCGAACGGTAAAAAAATGATGACAAAAAAATTTAAAGAGATTTTGGTTGGAATCCATCATCTTCCTATGAAAGAACAACAAACCTATCTAATGGAATATTTTAATAACTGGAAAGGCAAGAATTACGAGCAGGTGGATGATGTATTAATTATTGGCGTTAAGGTTTAA
- a CDS encoding biopolymer transporter ExbD yields MAEIAEDGGGGGKKGGKRRAKKQSTRIDMTPMVDLAFLLLTFFVLTSTFSKPKSMELTFPVPPNPNDPPPPAIKNGITVLLTKDDKIFYYEGEFRAVDNETGAKTTLSELDFSQGSLHKYLADKNKWATDEIAKLDEKFKAKQMADTTYKRMVREIKANKQAPTILIKTDDKATYKNVIDVIDEININLIGKYVVVDILKSEMDLMTEKTGG; encoded by the coding sequence ATGGCAGAAATAGCAGAAGACGGCGGCGGCGGCGGTAAAAAAGGCGGTAAACGAAGGGCCAAGAAACAATCCACGCGGATTGATATGACGCCTATGGTGGATCTTGCGTTTTTATTACTTACCTTTTTCGTACTCACCTCCACCTTTAGTAAGCCTAAATCAATGGAGCTTACTTTTCCGGTGCCACCAAACCCAAATGATCCGCCTCCACCGGCAATTAAAAATGGTATTACCGTACTTTTAACTAAAGACGATAAGATTTTTTATTATGAGGGTGAATTCAGAGCGGTAGATAACGAAACGGGTGCAAAAACCACATTAAGCGAATTGGATTTTTCTCAAGGCAGTTTGCATAAATACCTGGCTGATAAAAATAAATGGGCCACGGATGAAATTGCTAAACTGGATGAAAAATTCAAAGCTAAACAAATGGCCGACACCACTTATAAACGAATGGTTCGTGAAATAAAAGCCAACAAACAGGCGCCAACCATACTGATAAAAACAGATGATAAAGCAACCTATAAAAATGTAATTGATGTGATTGATGAAATAAACATTAATCTCATTGGTAAATATGTTGTAGTTGACATCTTAAAATCGGAAATGGATTTAATGACTGAAAAAACAGGAGGTTAA
- the cysQ gene encoding 3'(2'),5'-bisphosphate nucleotidase CysQ yields the protein MDLANGSKKVLKLKNKTENTPELLSLAIEAAIIAGAEILKVYETNFSVELKSDNSPVTIADKRASDIIINHLKNTAIPVLSEEDEQIEYRIRKNLKHIWIIDPLDGTREFVKRNGEFTVNIALIENGKPVIGVIYSPVSRNLYYSSEKGSFKVEGHALLEILNNQNDLNLIQKASHKLPLHEAPAAYTLVASRSHLSQKINERINLAKQKFEKVDIINTGSSIKFCLIAEGLAHEYPRFGNTMEWDTAAGQCIIEQAGGKVIDLETMSSLQYNRENLCNNSFIAYCKN from the coding sequence ATGGATTTGGCGAATGGCTCAAAAAAGGTTTTGAAGTTGAAAAATAAAACTGAAAATACACCTGAACTATTAAGTTTAGCCATTGAAGCGGCAATCATAGCCGGCGCGGAAATTCTAAAAGTTTACGAAACTAATTTTTCCGTTGAATTGAAATCGGATAATTCTCCCGTTACCATAGCCGATAAAAGAGCTAGTGATATTATTATTAATCATCTAAAAAATACTGCTATTCCGGTTTTAAGTGAAGAAGATGAGCAAATAGAATACCGTATAAGGAAAAATCTTAAACACATTTGGATAATTGATCCTTTAGACGGCACTCGCGAATTCGTAAAGCGCAATGGAGAATTTACGGTAAATATTGCCTTAATTGAAAATGGCAAACCGGTTATTGGCGTAATTTATTCTCCCGTATCCCGAAATCTATATTACTCGTCTGAAAAAGGCAGTTTTAAAGTAGAAGGACATGCGCTGCTTGAAATACTGAATAATCAAAATGACCTGAATTTAATTCAAAAAGCTTCCCATAAATTACCGCTTCATGAAGCACCTGCCGCATATACTCTTGTTGCCAGCCGATCTCATTTAAGTCAAAAAATTAATGAACGAATCAATCTCGCTAAGCAAAAATTTGAAAAAGTAGATATTATTAATACCGGCAGCAGTATAAAATTTTGTTTAATTGCCGAAGGTTTAGCCCATGAATATCCCCGGTTTGGAAATACCATGGAATGGGATACAGCTGCCGGCCAATGTATCATCGAACAAGCAGGCGGTAAAGTGATAGATTTAGAAACAATGAGTTCTCTCCAATATAACCGAGAAAACCTTTGCAACAATAGCTTTATTGCGTATTGTAAAAATTAA
- a CDS encoding leucine-rich repeat domain-containing protein, which translates to MKKASFILFVFFLATTSIAQSKKGGKNNTTPPAEPTPVVSEKELSKILANKFEFTERAAYYELSDALAHADQVTTLKLNRLNLTEVPKEINSFKNLVELDLSGNNISNVNGKLSGLKNLQVLNLSGNALTEIPSDVNSLPSLISLNLSSNKISSGSINSNSIERIYLNNNDLTSIPSGIENLSQLKTLSVHSNKITRLDEDLLKLKKLEVLLVQFNKIVDEPKAFQHNGIIHYVFYPQLVDERYLYKALYGGPVAYAKSASSAGDESTENTDFLGLGSFGEQVVDYDYNIKTQSVGSGFKRVKVGNHSFKRISKVRTTGAIKVLGCFLLPPAGPVVVGLHWISSPNHRNNFRLSKILYLQEDANKLIDQGPSNARVQKVNKINHRIVRVYRKYLKDNKLKSN; encoded by the coding sequence TTGAAGAAAGCTAGTTTTATATTATTTGTATTTTTTCTTGCAACAACAAGTATTGCTCAAAGCAAAAAAGGTGGTAAAAATAACACCACGCCACCTGCTGAGCCTACTCCTGTTGTAAGTGAAAAAGAATTAAGCAAGATTCTTGCAAACAAATTTGAATTTACAGAAAGAGCTGCGTATTATGAATTATCAGATGCCCTTGCACACGCCGATCAGGTAACCACTTTAAAATTAAATCGCTTAAATTTAACCGAGGTTCCCAAAGAAATTAATTCTTTCAAAAATTTAGTTGAGTTAGATCTTTCCGGAAATAATATTTCTAACGTTAACGGCAAACTTAGCGGCTTAAAAAATTTACAAGTCCTCAATTTGAGCGGAAACGCATTAACTGAAATACCATCCGATGTAAATTCACTTCCGTCATTAATTAGTTTAAATTTAAGCAGCAATAAAATTTCATCGGGTTCAATCAATTCCAATTCTATTGAAAGAATTTATTTAAACAATAATGATTTAACAAGCATACCTTCCGGTATAGAAAACCTGTCACAATTAAAAACTCTTTCTGTTCACTCCAATAAAATTACTCGCTTAGATGAAGATTTGTTGAAATTGAAAAAGTTGGAAGTTTTATTGGTACAGTTCAACAAAATAGTGGATGAACCGAAAGCGTTTCAGCACAATGGAATTATTCATTATGTGTTTTATCCTCAATTGGTGGATGAACGTTATCTATATAAAGCTTTATATGGCGGACCAGTAGCTTATGCTAAATCTGCATCAAGTGCAGGTGATGAATCGACAGAGAACACTGATTTTCTCGGCCTTGGAAGTTTTGGAGAACAAGTTGTAGATTACGATTACAATATTAAAACTCAAAGTGTAGGAAGCGGATTTAAAAGAGTAAAAGTTGGAAATCACTCCTTTAAACGTATTTCGAAAGTGAGAACTACGGGTGCAATTAAAGTTTTAGGCTGTTTTTTGCTACCACCCGCCGGACCGGTAGTTGTTGGATTACATTGGATTTCGTCGCCTAATCACAGGAATAATTTCCGATTATCTAAAATTCTCTATTTACAGGAAGATGCAAATAAACTAATTGACCAAGGACCTTCTAATGCCCGCGTTCAAAAAGTGAATAAAATAAACCACAGAATTGTTCGCGTTTATCGCAAATATCTAAAGGACAACAAATTGAAGTCCAACTAA
- a CDS encoding MmcQ/YjbR family DNA-binding protein — protein MNHEEIRLYCLSLPESEESFPFDAETLVFKHKGKIFAILSLDENPPRINLKCNPAYALELREKFNNVVPGYHMNKKHWNTVICSGGINFPLLKKWINDSFALIQAKTPKNK, from the coding sequence ATGAATCACGAAGAAATCCGCTTATATTGCCTAAGCTTACCTGAATCTGAAGAATCTTTTCCTTTTGATGCTGAAACACTGGTTTTTAAGCATAAAGGCAAAATTTTTGCTATTCTTTCTTTAGACGAAAATCCTCCGCGAATCAATTTGAAATGTAATCCGGCGTATGCGTTGGAATTACGTGAAAAATTCAATAATGTAGTACCGGGTTACCATATGAACAAAAAACACTGGAACACGGTAATTTGCTCCGGAGGGATTAATTTCCCGCTTCTCAAAAAATGGATAAACGACTCCTTTGCCTTAATTCAGGCGAAAACTCCAAAAAATAAATAG
- a CDS encoding biopolymer transporter ExbD, producing MSKKGSSGGAPSLDMTPMVDLAFLLVTFFMLTASFRMAEPVVVDPPSSIGTVTLPDNHIMVSIDPEGRAFFGISNAAAKMNALQKMADKYKISFTPEQIKKFSGLPSFGVDIKDLPRYIDASEDERMKFQPQKGVPNDTLNNPQLKDWISAGGAEAVKIYNEAKNKAEESNQEFKAEKPRYAIKCDSKTKYILVKDVVKAFTDLKIYQFNLITSLEANPNE from the coding sequence ATGTCAAAGAAAGGAAGTTCAGGAGGAGCACCAAGTTTGGATATGACGCCAATGGTGGACCTTGCCTTCTTGCTTGTTACGTTTTTTATGCTCACTGCGAGTTTTCGCATGGCAGAACCGGTAGTGGTTGACCCTCCTTCATCAATTGGAACGGTAACACTACCCGATAATCACATCATGGTATCTATTGATCCGGAAGGACGTGCCTTTTTTGGAATCAGTAATGCAGCAGCAAAAATGAATGCATTGCAGAAAATGGCTGATAAATATAAAATCTCCTTTACTCCTGAACAAATTAAAAAATTCAGTGGTTTACCAAGTTTTGGAGTAGATATCAAAGATTTACCAAGATATATAGATGCCAGCGAAGATGAGCGTATGAAATTTCAACCCCAAAAAGGTGTTCCTAATGACACATTAAATAATCCACAATTAAAGGATTGGATAAGTGCAGGAGGAGCCGAGGCGGTTAAAATTTATAATGAAGCGAAAAACAAAGCGGAAGAAAGTAATCAGGAATTTAAAGCTGAAAAACCACGATACGCAATTAAATGTGATAGTAAAACAAAATACATTTTAGTTAAGGATGTGGTAAAAGCTTTTACCGATTTAAAAATTTATCAATTCAATTTAATTACCAGTTTGGAAGCAAATCCAAATGAGTAA
- a CDS encoding CofH family radical SAM protein gives MIINDLLERALTFDFLSAEEGVFLYEHASTSELMFVANELRKIQKNNSNKVTWQIDRNLNTTNVCIANCKFCNFYRIPGHAEAYITNIDTYKIKIEETIRFGGDQLLLQGGHHPDLGLDFYVNLFKQIKSLFPNIKLHALGPPEIAHITKLEKSTHTEVLMALKNAGLDSLPGAGAEILNDRVRRLISKGKCTGREWLEVMKAAHVLDITTSATMMFGHVETIYERFEHLVWIREAQALKPKESKGFLAFIPWPFQDDGTLLKRIKGIQNNVTADEYIRMLALSRIMLPNVINIQASWLTVGKETAQACLHAGANDFGSIMIEENVVSAAGAPHRFTYKTIQNAIREAGFEPQLRDQQYEERTLPVEIEEQVINY, from the coding sequence ATGATAATAAATGATTTGTTGGAAAGAGCCTTGACGTTTGATTTTTTAAGCGCAGAAGAAGGGGTGTTCCTTTATGAACATGCTTCAACAAGTGAACTGATGTTTGTTGCGAATGAATTGCGCAAAATTCAAAAAAATAATTCCAATAAGGTTACCTGGCAAATAGATAGAAATTTAAATACAACAAATGTTTGTATTGCAAATTGTAAGTTTTGTAATTTTTACCGAATTCCCGGTCACGCGGAGGCTTATATAACAAACATTGATACGTATAAAATTAAAATAGAAGAAACAATACGTTTTGGAGGCGATCAGTTACTCTTGCAGGGAGGGCACCACCCGGATTTAGGACTTGATTTTTACGTAAATCTTTTTAAACAAATCAAATCTTTATTTCCCAATATTAAATTACATGCGTTAGGACCACCTGAGATAGCTCACATTACTAAATTAGAAAAAAGTACACATACTGAAGTTTTAATGGCACTTAAAAATGCCGGCTTGGATAGCTTGCCCGGCGCCGGCGCGGAAATATTAAATGACCGCGTAAGAAGATTAATTAGCAAAGGGAAATGCACAGGAAGAGAATGGCTGGAAGTGATGAAGGCTGCACATGTTTTGGATATAACCACTAGTGCTACTATGATGTTTGGTCATGTAGAAACAATTTATGAAAGGTTTGAACATTTAGTTTGGATTAGAGAAGCGCAAGCCCTTAAGCCCAAAGAGTCTAAGGGATTTCTGGCATTTATTCCCTGGCCTTTTCAGGATGACGGAACTTTATTAAAGCGAATAAAAGGGATTCAAAATAATGTGACGGCTGATGAATACATTCGAATGTTGGCACTTAGTCGCATTATGTTGCCTAACGTGATTAATATACAAGCGAGTTGGTTAACTGTTGGTAAAGAAACAGCACAAGCTTGCCTGCACGCAGGAGCTAATGATTTTGGAAGTATTATGATTGAGGAAAATGTGGTTAGCGCAGCGGGCGCTCCTCATCGTTTCACCTATAAAACCATTCAAAACGCAATTCGCGAAGCCGGGTTTGAGCCGCAATTGCGCGATCAACAATATGAAGAAAGAACTTTGCCTGTCGAAATCGAAGAACAGGTTATTAATTATTAA
- a CDS encoding caspase family protein, whose protein sequence is MKRVKISFIALSIFLSVNALAQEYATIYLYRQKKIISAGVSFKAYLNKLEIGQIHNGGRLEYKYYKEGKVDIMCGVFSEYGGMDRYTDNITLDIKKGQVYYIRGEGKSIELVNEFVGKSEFERNQDFRGSVVMNDNKPWGEVNKESSSTSSSSSSSSYEPQIILLSPTVEGEEITVTEESLKVSGYSKATANIKKVTINGDLQTSDDLGNFSTHVKLKEGMNRITIEMVDMNDEVGKKTFNVLHVVNDVASNNEKTNKVTYRGSDPFKGTNVANVAKELKTGKYYALFVGIDKYTGTWTPLKNAVNDAKALENLCKTQYRFDVIRNLYDGQATRENIIKEMEWLVANVKSNDNVLIYYSGHGEFKKELNKGYWVPSDAKSASTSQFISNSEIQTFLSGIPSKHTLLVSDACFSGDIFRGTVASVPFENSDKYYIKTYENKSRQAISSGGIEPVMDGGKDGHSVFAYYMLQALKGNNGKYFDATQLFGKIKIPVVNNSDQTPSFNPIKNTGDEGGNFIFIKK, encoded by the coding sequence ATGAAACGGGTTAAGATTTCGTTCATTGCCTTAAGCATTTTTTTATCGGTTAATGCATTGGCACAAGAATATGCCACCATTTATCTGTATCGTCAAAAGAAAATCATTTCTGCCGGTGTAAGTTTTAAAGCCTATTTAAATAAGCTTGAAATTGGTCAGATCCATAATGGCGGTCGTTTAGAATATAAATACTATAAAGAAGGTAAGGTGGATATTATGTGTGGTGTGTTTTCGGAATATGGTGGTATGGATCGATATACTGATAATATAACTTTAGATATTAAAAAAGGACAGGTGTATTATATACGTGGAGAAGGAAAATCAATTGAATTGGTTAACGAATTTGTAGGAAAATCAGAGTTTGAAAGAAATCAGGATTTCAGGGGAAGTGTTGTGATGAATGACAATAAACCCTGGGGCGAAGTTAATAAAGAATCTTCGTCAACAAGCTCATCCTCCTCCTCCTCTTCATACGAGCCGCAGATTATTTTATTATCACCTACAGTAGAAGGAGAAGAAATAACGGTTACCGAAGAGTCATTAAAAGTTTCGGGTTATTCAAAAGCTACTGCTAATATTAAAAAAGTAACCATTAACGGTGATTTGCAAACATCCGATGATTTAGGAAATTTTTCTACTCACGTTAAATTAAAAGAAGGGATGAATCGCATTACCATTGAGATGGTAGATATGAACGATGAGGTAGGTAAAAAAACATTTAATGTATTGCATGTAGTTAATGATGTTGCAAGCAACAATGAAAAAACAAATAAAGTTACATACAGAGGAAGTGATCCGTTTAAAGGTACCAATGTAGCAAACGTGGCTAAAGAATTAAAAACCGGAAAATATTATGCGCTCTTTGTTGGAATTGACAAATACACCGGCACATGGACTCCATTAAAAAATGCAGTAAATGATGCCAAAGCTTTAGAAAATTTATGTAAAACGCAATATCGTTTTGATGTGATACGTAACTTGTACGATGGACAGGCAACCCGTGAGAATATTATTAAAGAAATGGAATGGTTGGTGGCCAATGTAAAAAGTAACGATAACGTTTTAATTTATTATTCCGGACACGGTGAATTTAAAAAAGAATTGAATAAAGGATATTGGGTGCCGAGTGATGCTAAATCTGCTTCTACCTCTCAATTTATTTCAAATTCCGAAATTCAAACATTTCTATCTGGTATTCCTTCCAAACATACTTTGTTAGTTTCCGATGCTTGTTTCAGCGGCGATATTTTCAGAGGGACTGTGGCTTCTGTTCCATTTGAAAATTCAGATAAGTATTATATTAAAACCTATGAAAATAAGTCTCGTCAGGCGATTTCTTCCGGTGGAATTGAACCGGTAATGGATGGGGGAAAAGACGGACATTCTGTTTTTGCTTATTATATGCTACAAGCATTAAAGGGAAATAACGGTAAATATTTTGATGCAACTCAATTATTTGGAAAAATAAAAATACCGGTTGTAAATAATTCAGATCAAACACCAAGTTTTAATCCTATTAAGAATACGGGTGATGAAGGGGGGAATTTTATTTTTATCAAAAAATAA